A genomic stretch from Octopus bimaculoides isolate UCB-OBI-ISO-001 unplaced genomic scaffold, ASM119413v2 Scaffold_50480, whole genome shotgun sequence includes:
- the LOC106875568 gene encoding leucine-rich repeat-containing protein 59 produces MSKYKDKLDGKELDLGMCSLSTISVRDIALLPRATSLNLSYNRLTQLPSNFCSSLTHLTRLDLSNNSLTELPDDFGSLVNLKHLDLLGNQLTLLPLTFGELAKLKWLDVKDNPLNPVLHSVAGDCLNDAECRKCASLLVSYMKQFRADFERLEEAREIRRAEREAARLEVRRQKEKAKKLLEKEKRRREHETNRILEASA; encoded by the coding sequence GTGCTCTCTGAGCACGATCAGCGTCCGGGATATCGCCCTGTTACCGAGGGCCACGTCTTTGAATTTATCCTACAACCGTCTCACCCAGCTACCCAGTAACTTCTGCTCCAGCCTTACGCACCTCACCCGGCTCGATCTCAGCAACAACAGTCTCACCGAGCTACCGGACGACTTCGGTTCGCTGGTCAACCTCAAGCACTTGGACCTTCTCGGCAACCAGCTGACCCTCTTGCCTCTGACGTTTGGCGAGCTGGCCAAACTGAAGTGGCTTGATGTGAAAGACAACCCTCTCAACCCAGTGCTGCACAGTGTGGCCGGCGACTGTCTCAACGATGCCGAGTGCCGCAAGTGCGCCAGCCTGCTGGTCAGCTACATGAAGCAGTTTCGAGCCGACTTCGAGCGACTGGAAGAGGCCCGTGAGATAAGAAGGGCGGAGAGAGAAGCTGCCAGGCTGGAAGTTCGAcgacagaaagaaaaagcaaagaaattacttgaaaaagaaaaacgcaGGAGGGAACATGAAACGAACAGGATTCTTGAAGCTTCTGCACA